In one window of Frigoriglobus tundricola DNA:
- a CDS encoding response regulator transcription factor, giving the protein MAQPRILIIEDERGLTQALSWYFKREGYDVTVAEDGLEGLRKAQTGLPDVVLLDVMLPGMNGLDVCRELRAGDRTREIPIIMITAKTEVTDQVVGYSLGADDYVGKPFENKVLLAKVKALLRRVQGQGEPGDVTETSGVKIDRVRHRVTLDEEPLDLTPTEFRLLECLVRQPGRAFSRKQLMEAAIGDGSVVLERTIDVHIKTLRQKLTKAGGSADLIETVRSIGYRFREDKPESK; this is encoded by the coding sequence ATGGCACAGCCGCGGATCCTGATCATCGAGGACGAGCGCGGGTTGACGCAAGCGCTCTCCTGGTATTTCAAGCGCGAAGGGTACGACGTCACCGTCGCGGAGGACGGTCTCGAGGGGCTCAGGAAGGCTCAGACCGGCCTGCCCGACGTGGTGCTGCTCGACGTGATGCTGCCCGGCATGAACGGCCTGGACGTGTGCCGCGAGCTCCGCGCGGGGGACCGCACCCGGGAAATTCCCATCATCATGATCACCGCCAAGACCGAAGTGACCGATCAGGTCGTCGGTTACTCGCTCGGCGCGGACGATTATGTCGGTAAGCCGTTCGAGAACAAGGTGTTGCTGGCCAAGGTGAAGGCGCTCCTGCGGCGGGTGCAGGGGCAGGGCGAACCCGGCGACGTCACTGAGACCTCCGGCGTGAAAATCGACCGCGTGCGCCACCGCGTCACGCTCGACGAGGAGCCCCTCGACCTGACGCCGACCGAGTTCCGGCTGCTCGAGTGCCTCGTCCGCCAGCCGGGGCGGGCGTTCAGCCGCAAACAGCTCATGGAAGCGGCCATCGGGGACGGCTCGGTGGTGCTGGAGCGGACGATCGACGTTCACATCAAGACGCTGCGCCAGAAGCTCACGAAGGCCGGCGGGTCCGCCGACCTGATCGAAACCGTTCGGAGCATCGGGTACCGCTTCCGCGAGGACAAGCCCGAATCGAAGTGA
- a CDS encoding MBL fold metallo-hydrolase — MLQRKYLFPGVIELNLQAAQSFGVNIYLIDGGTEWALIDVGMVDTFGEVIELIRKLDFPLSKCKLLIATHADADHVQALASARERLKAKTAAHPKAAAALEAGDTVQTYASIPAQGIEIEGGMPACKIDVKLNEGTEIKVGKLTLKVWHTPGHTPGQLSFRLGNLLFSGDNIYKDGCVGAIDAHHGSHLPSFISSLTRIRDDDAEFLLPSHGPVFRKDPAILQSAIDRLTKYQHMADFGTCTVSWPLEDEYKRDILSGKMPEL; from the coding sequence ATGCTGCAGCGCAAATACCTGTTCCCCGGCGTGATCGAGCTGAACCTCCAGGCCGCCCAGTCGTTCGGCGTGAACATCTACCTCATCGACGGCGGCACCGAGTGGGCACTGATCGACGTCGGCATGGTCGACACGTTCGGTGAAGTGATCGAACTGATCCGCAAGCTCGACTTCCCGCTCTCGAAGTGCAAACTGCTGATCGCCACGCACGCGGACGCGGACCACGTCCAGGCGCTCGCGTCCGCCCGCGAGCGGCTCAAGGCGAAGACCGCCGCGCACCCGAAGGCGGCGGCCGCGCTCGAGGCCGGCGACACGGTCCAGACCTACGCCAGTATTCCCGCCCAGGGCATCGAGATCGAGGGCGGCATGCCCGCGTGCAAGATCGACGTGAAGCTGAACGAGGGCACCGAGATCAAGGTCGGCAAGCTCACGCTGAAGGTGTGGCACACCCCCGGCCACACCCCCGGCCAACTCAGCTTCCGGCTCGGCAACCTGCTGTTCAGCGGCGACAACATCTACAAGGACGGCTGCGTCGGGGCGATCGACGCCCACCACGGCTCCCACCTGCCGAGCTTCATCTCGTCACTGACCCGCATCCGCGACGACGACGCGGAGTTCCTCCTGCCCAGTCACGGTCCGGTGTTCCGCAAAGACCCCGCGATCCTCCAAAGCGCCATCGACCGGCTCACGAAGTACCAGCACATGGCCGACTTCGGCACCTGCACGGTCTCGTGGCCGCTCGAAGACGAGTACAAGCGGGACATCCTCTCGGGCAAGATGCCGGAACTGTAA